A single genomic interval of Natator depressus isolate rNatDep1 chromosome 14, rNatDep2.hap1, whole genome shotgun sequence harbors:
- the LOC141997946 gene encoding C-type lectin domain family 2 member E-like: MKQSGATHGTMSPQGEESRTICPAGLVSGLEARARRWAVPSVGLNLLLSIILIVVLITVSAKKSEPCPAGPACPDGWLGYLGKCYYFSQAAGDWTHSQNNCFPLGASLALIATPTLMDFLMRYRGPFDHWIGLRREQDQPWMWTSGTEFNNWFTIVGGGLCAFADNGKIASSDCSRAGRWICSKPAE; this comes from the exons ATGAAACAAAGCGGAGCAACTCATGGGACCATGTCCCCACAGGGTGAAGAGAGCCGCACAATCTGCCCTGCAG GTTTGGTGTCTGGGTTGGAAGCACGGGCACGTCGCTGGGCAGTTCCGAGTGTGGGTCTCAATCTCCTACTGAGCATCATCCTCATCGTCGTCCTCATCACCGTGTCAG CAAAGAAATCTGAGCCGTGTCCAGCTGGTCCTGCCTGCCCAGACGGCTGGCTCGGATACCTGGGGAAGTGTTACTATTTCTCACAGGCTGCAGGAGACTGGACCCACAGCCAGAACAACTGCTTTCCACTCGGTGCCTCCCTGGCCTTGAttgccacccccaccct catG GATTTTCTGATGCGCTATAGAGGACCCTTTGACCACTGGATCGGCCTCCGGAGGGAACAGGACCAACCCTGGATGTGGACCAGTGGCACTGAATTCAACAACTG GTTTACAATAGTGGGAGGAGGCCTATGTGCTTTTGCGGACAATGGCAAAATTGCCAGTTCAGACTGCTCCAGGGCGGGACGCTGGATCTGCAGCAAACCAGCGGAGTAA